In a single window of the Gossypium hirsutum isolate 1008001.06 chromosome A13, Gossypium_hirsutum_v2.1, whole genome shotgun sequence genome:
- the LOC121212756 gene encoding beta-glucosidase 12, which yields MDCHYRNETYHLKKKICFGFQLQSPGNSRHILTFAFALLVCLSVHGEIAQKPQKRIGEPSSDSEESFVNVKRSDFRADFVFGASTAAAQIEGSEKSKGKRPTVWDQFIRKLPDKIVDNSSLEVAIDLHNCYKV from the exons ATGGATTGTCACTACCGTAACGaaacatatcatttaaaaaaaaaaatctgtttTGGTTTTCAATTGCAATCACCTGGGAATTCTCGCCACATTTTGACCTTTGCCTTTGCTTTACTTGTTTGCTTGTCTGTTCATGGCGAAA TAGCTCAAAAGCCTCAAAAAAGGATCGGAGAACCTTCGTCAGACTCTGAAGAATCTTTCGTTAATGTGAAGAGATCTGATTTTCGAGCTGATTTTGTTTTCGGAGCTTCAACTGCTGCTGCTCAG ATTGAAGGATCAGAAAAATCTAAAGGAAAAAGGCCTACTGTATGGGATCAATTTATTCGGAAATTGCCAG ATAAAATAGTGGACAATAGTTCTTTGGAAGTAGCAATTGATTTGCACAACTGCTATAAG GTATGA
- the LOC121212188 gene encoding transcription factor HBI1 isoform X2 produces MNTALPEMLQCSDLTVLERQRARLKWQEEQFQQQQQQQSYFSELSCGAFSSQTNHVQGFQGGFMGGASGDSVLSDMVMARQVKPDPGLESPWPELGKVDMAAMGFGPCGYGNGPSFDMNHAISRTSSCPPAVAATKAVEVKANSEKMASAVGKESFKKRKVEKLQNSKVVAEDESKRIKACEDEGEESKITGPNTNKSSNNKKEASGDASKENSKVSEVQKPDFIHVRARRGQATDSHSLAERARREKISERMKYLQDLVPGCNKITGKAGMLDEIINYVQSLQRQVEFLSMKLATVNPRLDFSIDNLYAKEFNPIQQVVPCCGVEMGINSPDMTLRRTISAPVSIPDASFLDSSCLTMHQCSAMQQIQHTAIWDVELQNLYNVAFDQGRSTPPFPSQPFAGSIEASDLKEI; encoded by the exons ATGAATACAGCATTGCCGGAGATGTTACAATGTTCGGACTTGACGGTGCTCGAGAGGCAAAGGGCTCGCTTGAAATGGCAAGAGGAACAGTttcagcaacaacaacaacagcaaaGCTATTTCAGTGAGTTAAGTTGTGGGGCGTTTTCGAGCCAAACCAACCACGTACAAGGCTTTCAGGGTGGTTTCATGGGCGGTGCCAGTGGTGACTCGGTGTTATCGGACATGGTTATGGCTCGGCAAGTGAAGCCTGACCCTGGTTTGGAGAGTCCCTGGCCTGAGTTGGGGAAGGTTGACATGGCTGCCATGGGGTTTGGCCCATGTGGATACGGTAATGGCCCTAGTTTTGACATGAATCACGCCATTTCCAGGACTTCTAGCTGCCCGCCAGCTGTGGCGGCGACCAAAGCGGTGGAGGTCAAGGCTAACTCTGAGAAGATGGCTTCAGCTGTTGGTAAAGAAAGCTTCAAGAAAAGGAAAGTTGAAAAGTTGCAAAACTCAAAG GTTGTTGCAGAAGATGAGTCCAAGAGGATCAAAGCCTGTGAAGATGAAGGAGAAGAGTCGAAAATTACAGGGCCAAACACCAACAAAAGCAGTAACAACAAGAAGGAAGCTTCTGGTGATGCTTCTAAGGAGAATTCAAAGGTTTCTGAGGTTCAAAAGCCTGATTTTATCCACGTCAGGGCACGTCGTGGTCAAGCCACTGATAGCCACAGTTTAGCTGAGAGA GCTAGAAGGGAGAAAATCAGTGAAAGAATGAAGTATCTGCAAGATTTAGTACCGGGATGTAACAAAATCACAGGCAAAGCTGGTATGCTtgatgaaatcatcaattatgttcAATCTCTTCAACGGCAAGTAGAG TTTCTGTCTATGAAACTAGCGACTGTAAATCCCAGGCTAGACTTCAGCATTGACAATCTTTATGCTAAAGAG TTCAATCCAATTCAACAAGTGGTTCCTTGTTGTGGTGTGGAAATGGGGATAAACTCTCCCGATATGACACTCCGGAGAACGATCAGCGCCCCTGTATCGATCCCAGATGCATCATTTCTAGACTCGTCCTGTCTTACTATGCATCAATGCTCTGCAATGCAGCAAATTCAACACACTGCAATATGGGATGTTGAGTTGCAAAACCTTTACAATGTGGCATTTGACCAGGGGAGATCAACACCACCCTTTCCATCTCAACCATTTGCAG GTTCCATTGAAGCAAGTGATCTGAAGGAGATATGA
- the LOC121212188 gene encoding transcription factor HBI1 isoform X1 — protein MNTALPEMLQCSDLTVLERQRARLKWQEEQFQQQQQQQSYFSELSCGAFSSQTNHVQGFQGGFMGGASGDSVLSDMVMARQVKPDPGLESPWPELGKVDMAAMGFGPCGYGNGPSFDMNHAISRTSSCPPAVAATKAVEVKANSEKMASAVGKESFKKRKVEKLQNSKVVAEDESKRIKACEDEGEESKITGPNTNKSSNNKKEASGDASKENSKVSEVQKPDFIHVRARRGQATDSHSLAERARREKISERMKYLQDLVPGCNKITGKAGMLDEIINYVQSLQRQVEFLSMKLATVNPRLDFSIDNLYAKEVFSSCTTNFPTLDMAPEMANPPYLQFNPIQQVVPCCGVEMGINSPDMTLRRTISAPVSIPDASFLDSSCLTMHQCSAMQQIQHTAIWDVELQNLYNVAFDQGRSTPPFPSQPFAGSIEASDLKEI, from the exons ATGAATACAGCATTGCCGGAGATGTTACAATGTTCGGACTTGACGGTGCTCGAGAGGCAAAGGGCTCGCTTGAAATGGCAAGAGGAACAGTttcagcaacaacaacaacagcaaaGCTATTTCAGTGAGTTAAGTTGTGGGGCGTTTTCGAGCCAAACCAACCACGTACAAGGCTTTCAGGGTGGTTTCATGGGCGGTGCCAGTGGTGACTCGGTGTTATCGGACATGGTTATGGCTCGGCAAGTGAAGCCTGACCCTGGTTTGGAGAGTCCCTGGCCTGAGTTGGGGAAGGTTGACATGGCTGCCATGGGGTTTGGCCCATGTGGATACGGTAATGGCCCTAGTTTTGACATGAATCACGCCATTTCCAGGACTTCTAGCTGCCCGCCAGCTGTGGCGGCGACCAAAGCGGTGGAGGTCAAGGCTAACTCTGAGAAGATGGCTTCAGCTGTTGGTAAAGAAAGCTTCAAGAAAAGGAAAGTTGAAAAGTTGCAAAACTCAAAG GTTGTTGCAGAAGATGAGTCCAAGAGGATCAAAGCCTGTGAAGATGAAGGAGAAGAGTCGAAAATTACAGGGCCAAACACCAACAAAAGCAGTAACAACAAGAAGGAAGCTTCTGGTGATGCTTCTAAGGAGAATTCAAAGGTTTCTGAGGTTCAAAAGCCTGATTTTATCCACGTCAGGGCACGTCGTGGTCAAGCCACTGATAGCCACAGTTTAGCTGAGAGA GCTAGAAGGGAGAAAATCAGTGAAAGAATGAAGTATCTGCAAGATTTAGTACCGGGATGTAACAAAATCACAGGCAAAGCTGGTATGCTtgatgaaatcatcaattatgttcAATCTCTTCAACGGCAAGTAGAG TTTCTGTCTATGAAACTAGCGACTGTAAATCCCAGGCTAGACTTCAGCATTGACAATCTTTATGCTAAAGAGGTGTTTTCCTCTTGTACCACTAATTTTCCAACGCTTGACATGGCACCTGAAATGGCTAACCCTCCTTATCTTCAGTTCAATCCAATTCAACAAGTGGTTCCTTGTTGTGGTGTGGAAATGGGGATAAACTCTCCCGATATGACACTCCGGAGAACGATCAGCGCCCCTGTATCGATCCCAGATGCATCATTTCTAGACTCGTCCTGTCTTACTATGCATCAATGCTCTGCAATGCAGCAAATTCAACACACTGCAATATGGGATGTTGAGTTGCAAAACCTTTACAATGTGGCATTTGACCAGGGGAGATCAACACCACCCTTTCCATCTCAACCATTTGCAG GTTCCATTGAAGCAAGTGATCTGAAGGAGATATGA